GTTTCGGGTTGCCCAGAAGGTACTGCGCTTTGCCGCCGGTTCCGCGATAGCGGAAGACCGTGTAGGCCAGCGCAATCTGCGCCAGGAAGAAGATGACGCCGGTGACGGCCAGCGTCAGCAGGAAGTGCTTGTCATACGCCTCGCCGTATTCGGAAATATACGGCGGAAGCCAGTAGTCCCCGCCGGGACTAAAGAAGTACATGGAAACCAGCGTAATGCCCGTGATCGCCAGCGCCAGCAGAAGCGCCATAGCCTTCACTCCGTTCTAATCAGGAATTTTAGAGTCCGCCAAACAGCTTGCCGTGCAAATGAGTACCAAAGTGGAAGATTTTAGCAATAATACGGGCCAGTGAAAAGGAAAATCTTTATCGCTTCTTCACCCGCCACTTCATCTCAGAGGTTCGGGTGCGCAATCTGGGTTAGAATATCTGCTCTACCGGCCACGGGCCTGACCTCTTCCACGCGATTCGTGGCTGGCGGACAAATTAACCATTTTCTAGTCATCTTCTATTCAGCGAGGACACCATCATGGATCTGGGAATTAAAGGACGTGTCGCACTGGTTTGCGGCGGCAGCTCGGGACTGGGCAAGGCCTGTGCCACGCTGTTGGCGCGCGAGGGAGCGCAGGTGGCCATCTCCTCGCGCACGCCGGAGAAGCTGGCCAAGGCCGCGGAAGATATTCGCAAAGAGACTGGAGCGGAGGTGTTCACAGTCGCCGCCGACGTCAGCAAGCTCGCTGACGTGAAGATGCTGGTGCGGAAGGTCGCCGAGCACTTCGGCAAGCTGGAGATTCTGATCCCCAACGCCGGCGGCCCGCCCGTCGGTCAGTTTGAATCTCATGCGGAAGATGTCTGGCTGAAGGCGCTCGAATTGAATCTGCTCTCCACCGTCAACCTGTGCCGCGAGGCCGTGCCGCACATGAAGGCCGCGCGGTGGGGCCGCATCGTCAACATCACTTCCTTCGCCGCCAAGCAGCCGCAG
This region of Acidobacteriota bacterium genomic DNA includes:
- a CDS encoding SDR family oxidoreductase translates to MDLGIKGRVALVCGGSSGLGKACATLLAREGAQVAISSRTPEKLAKAAEDIRKETGAEVFTVAADVSKLADVKMLVRKVAEHFGKLEILIPNAGGPPVGQFESHAEDVWLKALELNLLSTVNLCREAVPHMKAARWGRIVNITSFAAKQPQEGLILSNTARAGVLGFAKSIANELAQYGILVNTVCPGAFDTDRNVDLSRKRAEARGMNLEEFIQQRAKEIPLGRFGRPDEFADLVCFLASDRASYVTGTAIQIDGGVVKGLI